Proteins encoded in a region of the Sceloporus undulatus isolate JIND9_A2432 ecotype Alabama chromosome 11, SceUnd_v1.1, whole genome shotgun sequence genome:
- the LOC121917152 gene encoding putative methyltransferase DDB_G0268948: protein MATHLFEDRIHAAFYQKYRFTPQENLQRAIFSYLEKKVNSFRLAVDVGCGSGQSTLFLAKHFEKVVGMDISAAQIEEAKRAPHPPNVSYAVSPAEDLPFEAGSVDLITAFASVHWFDTPRFLSEVDRVLKPSGCVVFSSYNQDMRVCYRDLTEKLTQIFTENRDQLFNYADEKVKGVLNDYQEVFDALPYADKERLTDIVDKVPMSIADLMGYIQSLSMYQAFQKAQPEAAKALLQNTERRFLETMSVSSRKTQVELEMRHVCILGCKMS, encoded by the exons ATGGCCACCCACTTGTTTGAGGACAGGATCCATGCCGCTTTCTATCAGAAGTACAGGTTCACACCGCAAGAAAACCTACAAAGAGCGATCTTTTCCTACCTGGAGAAAAAG GTGAACTCCTTTCGGCTTGCAGTAGATGTGGGCTGTGGCTCCGGACAAAGCACGCTCTTCTTGGCAAAGCATTTTGAGAAGGTGGTCGGGATGGACATCAGCGCAGCTCAGATTGAGGAGGCCAAGCGGGCTCCCCACCCTCCAAACGTCTCTTACGC CGTTTCCCCCGCCGAAGACCTCCCTTTTGAGGCTGGCTCTGTGGATCTCATCACGGCATTTGCGTCCGTCCATTGGTTCGACACGCCTCGCTTCCTGAGCGAAGTGGACCGAGTGCTCAAGCCGTCCGGCTGCGTTGTCTTCAGCTCCTACAACCAAGACATGCGCGTGTGTTACAGGGATCTTACGGAGAAGCTGACGCAGATCTTCACGGAG AATCGAGATCAGCTTTTCAACTACGCAGATGAGAAGGTCAAGGGTGTCCTGAACGATTACCAAGAAGTGTTTGACGCCTTACCATATGCGGACAAGGAAAG GCTCACAGACATCGTTGATAAAGTCCCCATGAGCATTGCTGACCTGATGGGGTACATTCAGTCCCTCTCCATGTACCAGGCTTTTCAGAAAGCCCAGCCAGAAGCAGCGAAAGCTCTCCTCCAAAACACTGAACGAAG ATTCCTGGAGACGATGAGTGTTTCCTCGCGTAAAACCCAAGTGGAGCTGGAGATGAGGCACGTCTGCATTTTGGGCTGTAAGATGTCTTAG
- the LOC121917155 gene encoding uroplakin-3b-like translates to MMFLSTVILVGLALRTVAAEVPSEYTPRLTSENIGGRITASTFVLDQPRCVFNDAVNATDEIWLLVARSNALNNFTLPRSPNELPYQQFEKNSFYTTLNTIPANYPCPDPAQPSNQLAILRVGNEVKCASDPTRPDCNGPLPGPGPYRVKFLAFNSEGVTAETKWSSEIPLTQGKNPATIDTWPGRRSAGMIVITTILSILSAILVAALIAALLYKYSDVCGSADIVSVRDLTITRYTTHHIYDQPAQKL, encoded by the exons ATGATGTTCCTCTCTACGGTCATCTTGGTGGGGCTGGCGTTGAGGACGGTGGCCGCGGAAG TGCCTTCGGAGTACACCCCTCGCCTGACGTCCGAGAATATAGGAGGGAGGATCACCGCTTCCACCTTCGTCCTGGACCAACCCCGCTGCGTCTTCAACGATGCTGTCAATGCCACCGATGAAATATGGCTGCTGGTTGCCCGCAGCAATG CCCTGAACAATTTCACCCTTCCCCGTTCCCCCAACGAATTGCCTTACCAGCAATTTGAGAAGAATTCCTTCTACACAACTTTGAACACCATCCCGGCAAACTACCCCTGTCCGGATCCGGCACAACCAAGCAACCAGCTCGCCATCCTGCGGGTGGGGAATGAAGTCAAGTGCGCTTCTGATCCCACAAGACCAGATTGCAACGGTCCCCTCCCTGGGCCAGGACCCTACCG AGTCAAGTTCCTGGCCTTTAATTCCGAAGGCGTCACAGCCGAGACAAAATGGTCGTCTGAGATCCCACTGACTCAAG GGAAAAACCCGGCAACCATCGACACGTGGCCCGGGCGCCGAAGTGCTGGGATGATAGTCATTACCACCATCCTCTCCATCCTCTCTGCCATCCTGGTGGCGGCCCTCATTGCTGCTTTACTCTACAAATA CTCTGACGTCTGTGGCAGTGCCGATATCGTGAGCGTGAGGGACCTGACGATAACCCGCTACACCACCCATCACATCTATGACCAACCGGCTCAGAAACTGTGA